The following proteins are co-located in the Solanum pennellii chromosome 1, SPENNV200 genome:
- the LOC107015470 gene encoding mitochondrial amidoxime-reducing component 1-like has product MADSKEAAQVVSITIYPLKSCRGISVPEAALSSTGFRWDRSWIVVNSKGRACTQRVEPSLALVEVELPNEALSEGWEPNPSSFLVIRAPGMDVLKVPLAEPSEVANGVSVWEWSGSALDEGDEASNWFSKYLGKPSRLVRFNEASQSRPTDPNYASGYKIKFNDAYPFLLISQKSLDVLNEQLKEPVSINRFRPNILIDGSGPFCEDLWKDVKIGENTFHSTELCYRCKVPTINQETAEAGLEPSETLMKFRSDKVLKTNKKPQGRIYFGQMLVWEDSVAQEKRKTIKVGDPIYVLKMVSSYDDVSV; this is encoded by the exons ATGGCAGATAGTAAAGAAGCAGCACAAGTAGTATCAATTACCATATATCCACTCAAATCATGCCGTGGTATTTCAGTTCCTGAAGCAGCCCTTTCTTCTACTg GATTTCGATGGGATCGGTCGTGGATCGTTGTGAACTCCAAAGGTAGAGCATGTACTCAAAGAGTAGAGCCATCGCTTGCTCTGGTTGAGGTTGAACTGCCAAATGAGGCATTATCAGAGGGCTGGGAACCAAATCCAAGTTCATTTTTAG TGATAAGAGCTCCTGGAATGGATGTGCTTAAAGTCCCACTGGCTGAACCATCCGAAGTAGCAAACGGTGTCTCCGTGTGGGAATGGTCTGGCTCTGCTTTGGATGAAGGAGATGAAGCATCAAACTGGTTCTCCAAATATCTAGGGAAACCTAGTCGTCTCGTACGTTTCAATGAAG CATCACAGTCTAGACCTACCGACCCTAATTATGCTTCTgggtacaaaataaaatttaatgatgCGTATCCCTTCCTCCTTATATCCCAG AAATCACTGGATGTATTAAACGAGCAACTCAAGGAGCCTGTGTCAATTAACCGCTTCAGACCAAA TATCCTCATTGACGGATCCGGTCCATTTTGTGAAGATTTATGGAAGGATGTCAAAATAGGTGAAAATACATTCCATAGCACAGAATTATGCTATCGCTGCAAG GTACCAACAATTAATCAAGAAACTGCAGAAGCAGGTTTGGAGCCAAGTGAAACGCTCATGAAGTTCCGTTCAGATAAAGTCctaaaaacaaataagaaaccGCAAGGACGA ATTTACTTTGGTCAGATGTTAGTATGGGAGGATTCTGTTGCACAAGAGAAGAGAAAGACCATCAAAGTGGGTGATCCTATCTATGTCCTCAAGATGGTTTCGTCCTATGATGATGTATCTGTGTGA